From Erigeron canadensis isolate Cc75 chromosome 8, C_canadensis_v1, whole genome shotgun sequence, one genomic window encodes:
- the LOC122578437 gene encoding 3-oxoacyl-[acyl-carrier-protein] reductase 4 has product MAAAAFAGSAAVGFKSSACDRRVSFLGRHTSSVQLPRCFNYSQCGSKLSFSSSGVKTHVATLDQASVEAPPQVEAPVVIVTGASRGIGKAVALTFGKAGCKVLVNYARSSKEAEEVCKQIETLGGQALTFGGDVSKEEDVASMIKTAVDAWGTVDVLVNNAGITRDGLLMRMKQSQWQEVIDLNLTGVFLCTQAAAKVMMKKRKGRIVNIASVVGVVGNVGQANYSAAKGGVIAFTKTVAKEYSSRGITANAIAPGFIASDMTATLGADIEKKILETIPLGRYGEPEEVAGLVEYLALHPSSKYITGQVLNIDGGMVM; this is encoded by the exons ATGGCTGCTGCTGCTTTTGCCGGATCCGCCGCCGTCGGTTTCAAATCCTCCGCCTGCGATCGGAGAGTTTCGTTTCTCGGAAGGCATACCTCATCAGTTCAGCTTCCCAGATGTTTTAATTATTCGCAATGTGGATCCAAATTGTCTTTCTCATCTTctg GTGTGAAAACACATGTAGCTACTCTTGATCAGGCAAGCGTTGAAGCACCACCTCAGGTCGAAGCTCCTGTTGTTATCGTGACTGGAGCCTCTAGAGGGATCGGCAAGGCAGTTGCACTTACTTTTGGCAAAGCTGGTTGTAAG GTTTTGGTGAATTATGCAAGGTCATCTAAAGAGGCTGAAGAAGTTTGTAAACAG ATCGAGACATTGGGTGGTCAAGCACTCACATTTGGGGGAGATGTTTCAAAAGAAGAAGATGTTGCATCTATGATTAAAACC GCTGTTGATGCTTGGGGGACGGTTGATGTCTTGGTGAACAATGCAG GGATAACAAGGGATGGTTTGTTAATGAGGATGAAGCAATCTCAGTGGCAGGAGGTTATTGATTTGAATCTCACTGGTGTATTCCTATGTACACAG GCAGCTGCCAAAGttatgatgaagaaaagaaag GGACGAATAGTCAATATCGCATCTGTCGTAGGTGTTGTTGGCAATGTTGGACAAGCAAACTACAGTGCTGCAAAAGGAGGTGTAATAGCCTTTACTAAAACTGTGGCAAAGGAATACTCAAGCAGAGGAATAACT GCGAATGCTATTGCTCCAGGGTTTATTGCATCTGATATGACTGCTACACTTGGAGCAGACATTGAAAAAAAGATCTTGGAGACAATCCCCTTGG GAAGGTATGGCGAACCTGAAGAAGTTGCTGGGCTGGTCGAATACTTGGCTCTCCATCCCTCGTCTAAATACATTACTGGACAG GTGTTAAACATTGATGGAGGAATGGTGATGTGA
- the LOC122580685 gene encoding alpha-galactosidase 1-like, protein MLIMASSAYFASYKSTSVVESVGTSGLFDHRIFFSGCNVSLARLSRSCSYPQRPTKVSFISSGFKAKVANVKKTSPEAIQTYKEIPVVIVTGASRGIGKAVALAFGKAGCKVLVNYVRSSKEAEEVCKEIEALGGKALTFRGDVSKEADAAAMIKTAVDSWGTVDILVNNAGTTRDGLLMRMKPSQWQEVIDLNLTGVFLCTQAATKIMMQKRKGRIINITSVVGITGNVGQANYSAAKAGVIGFTKSVAKEYSSRGINVNAVAPGFIISDLTVSLDEQYQKKILEYIPLGRLGQPEDVAGLVEFLALSPAAGYITGQVLTIDGGLAIVVVVVAATGEGRALADKSLETLRRRRNLLANGLADTPPMGWNSWNHFSCNINESMIRETADALVSTGLAKLGYKYVNIDDCWAELTRDQKGNLVPKKSTFPSGIKALADYVHGKGLKLGIYSDSGTMTCSKTMPGSLGYEEQDAKTFASWGIDYLKYDNCNNKEIKPTIRYPIMTKAIMNAGRPIFLSLCEWGDMHPALWGSKVGNSWRTTNDIKDTWDSMMHIADMNEYYADYARPGGWNDPDMLEVGNGGMTKDEYIVHFSIWAISKAPLLIGCDVRDVPKETLDILGNSEVIAVNQDRLGVQAKKVRMEGDLEIWAGPLSRYRVVVLLVNRGPVTAPITAHWDDIGLPQNTIVVARDLWLHNDLKERPVGNLTVMVDSHTCKMFILNPAS, encoded by the exons ATGCTTATTATGGCTTCATCTGCTTATTTTGCCTCTTACAAATCCACATCAGTTGTAGAAAGTGTTGGTACTAGTGGCTTATTTGATCACAGAATCTTTTTTTCTGGCTGTAATGTGTCCTTAGCTCGGCTCAGCAGGAGTTGTAGTTATCCGCAACGACCAACTAAAGTCTCATTTATTTCATCTG GTTTCAAAGCTAAAGTGGCCAATGTGAAAAAAACAAGTCCTGAAGCAATACAAACTTATAAGGAAATTCCTGTTGTTATTGTGACCGGAGCCTCTAGAGGTATCGGCAAGGCGGTTGCTCTAGCTTTTGGCAAAGCTGGTTGTAAG GTTCTGGTTAATTATGTAAGGTCATCTAAAGAGGCAGAAGAAGTTTGTAAAGAG ATTGAGGCACTTGGTGGCAAGGCACTTACATTTAGAGGAGATGTTTCAAAAGAAGCAGACGCTGCAGCTATGATCAAAACA GCAGTTGATTCATGGGGGACTGTTGATATATTAGTCAACAATGCTGGGACTACGAGGGATGGTTTGTTGATGAGGATGAAGCCGTCTCAGTGGCAGGAGGTTATTGATTTGAATCTCACTGGTGTATTCCTATGTACACAA GCAGCTACCAAAATTATGATGCAGAAGAGAAAG GGAAGAATAATCAATATAACATCGGTTGTTGGAATAACTGGAAACGTTGGGCAAGCCAATTACAGTGCAGCAAAAGCTGGAGTGATAGGATTCACTAAAAGTGTGGCAAAAGAATACTCGAGCAGAGGCATAAAT GTGAATGCTGTTGCACCTGGATTCATCATCTCTGATTTGACTGTTAGCCTTGATGAACAATACCAGAAAAAAATCTTGGAATATATCCCATTGg GAAGGCTTGGCCAACCCGAAGATGTAGCTGGCCTGGTTGAATTCTTGGCTCTCAGTCCCGCTGCTGGTTACATAACAGGACAG GTGCTTACTATCGACGGGGGATTGGCTAT TGTGGTCGTGGTCGTGGCAGCTACTGGAGAAGGTCGTGCTTTGGCGGACAAGTCGTTGGAGACATTGAGACGGAGACGGAATCTTTTAGCTAATGGCCTTGCTGATACTCCTCCCATGGG GTGGAATAGTTGGAATCACTTCAGCTGCAACATCAATGAAAGTATGATCAGAGAAACTG CTGATGCTCTTGTTTCAACTGGTCTGGCTAAGCTTGgatacaagtatgtaaatatag ATGACTGTTGGGCTGAATTAACTCGTGATCAAAAG GGTAACCTTGTTCCTAAGAAATCGACGTTTCCTTCTGGCATCAAAGCTCTTGCTGACTATGTCCATGGCAAGGGTCTTAAGCTTGGTATATATAGTGATTCAGG TACCATGACTTGTAGCAAGACCATGCCAGGTTCACTTGGTTACGAGGAGCAAGATGCCAAAACATTTGCTTCTTGG GGAATAGACTACCTAAAGTATGATAACTGTAACAACAAAGAGATAAAACCAACTATTCG ATACCCGATAATGACTAAAGCTATCATGAACGCTGGCCGTCCTATCTTCTTGTCACTATGTGAATG GGGAGACATGCATCCTGCTCTATGGGGTTCTAAAGTAGGAAATAGTTGGAGAACTACAAATGACATTAAAGATACATGGGATAG CATGATGCATATAGCAGATATGAACGAGTATTATGCAGATTATGCAAGACCTGGTGGTTGGAATG ATCCAGACATGCTCGAGGTTGGGAATGGAGGGATGACAAAAGATGAATACATTGTTCATTTTAGCATATGGGCTATTTCCAAA GCTCCCCTTCTTATCGGCTGTGATGTTAGAGATGTCCCAAAAGAGACTCTCGATATCCTAGGAAACAGTGAGGTCATTGCTGTCAACCAAG ATAGACTAGGCGTTCAGGCCAAAAAAGTTAGAATGGAAGGTGATCTCGAG ATTTGGGCAGGGCCACTTTCCAGATACAGAGTAGTTGTGCTCCTAGTGAACCGTGGTCCTGTAACTGCGCCGATCACAGCCCACTGGGATGACATAGGACTTCCTCAGAATACCATCGTGGTTGCCAGAGATCTTTGGCTT CACAACGACCTAAAGGAAAGACCTGTTGGGAACCTGACTGTTATGGTTGACTCTCACACCTGCAAAATGTTCATTTTGAATCCGGCATCTTAA
- the LOC122580686 gene encoding uncharacterized protein LOC122580686, producing the protein MIRQDALKIYRDKKAKFKKTWFTNRGGSQRLAELEGQPPYGMPPQAWSYLLGYWTSEPRMIAAQRNTTNRQQQNNFVSTHGRQSYAQREWRYAEDNDGRREDPPEFYLRAHTRRDGMVQDAVMPIYEQLLDTHQRLSQVPNTPPTQTYVDALGTRSGHTRMVGRVVRGTRGLNVPLPEDIEQPFPAQQSPSYNVNDMFAQGSPWTRSSFKDGPSTSSSHAGPSTSPAPTQRLGSDSDSDSDDESD; encoded by the exons ATGATACGTCAGGATGCCCTGAAGATCTACAGGGATAAAAAagcaaaattcaagaagacttgGTTCACTAACAGGGGTGGGTCCCAAAGGCTGGCAGAACTGGAGGGTCAACCTCCGTATGGGATGCCTCCACAGGCGTGGAGTTATCTACTGGGTTACTGGACCAGCGAGCCCCGAATGATTGCTGCCCAAAGAAACACGACAAACAGGCagcaacaaaataattttgtcagtACTCACGGTCGGCAGTCATACGCTCAGCGTGAATGGCGTTACGCT GAAGATAATGACGGGCGACGTGAGGACCCGCCCGAGTTTTATTTGCGGGCCCACACGAGACGAGATGGGATGGTGCAGGACGCAGTTATGCCCATTTAT GAGCAGCTTCTTGATACCCACCAAAGACTTTCCCAAGTGCCCAATACCCCGCCTACGCAGACATATGTGGACGCTTTAGGGACACGATCGGGACATACTCGTATGGTTGGGCGTGTGGTTAGGGGAACACGTGGACTGAATGTCCCCCTCCCAGAGGATATAGAGCAACCCTTCCCAGCCCAGCAGTCACCGTCCTATAACGTCAATGATATGTTCGCCCAGGGTAGCCCTTGGACCCGGTCATCATTCAAAGACGGACCTAGCACGTCATCATCCCATGCTGGGCCTAGCACGTCACCGGCCCCCACACAGCGGTTGggtagtgatagtgatagtgatagtgatgatgaaagtgattag
- the LOC122578435 gene encoding endoglucanase 5, translating to MGNSRQVLVTFILVLTFIDASLGFDYGQAMDKSLLFFEAQRSGKLPMNQRVKWRGDSGLHDGYQQRVNLIGGYYDAGDHVKFGLPMAYSVTMLSWGAIEYGRSMMDLNQMGHVLNAIKWGTDYFIKAHSEPNVLWGQVGDGDSDHYCWERAEDMSTPRTAYKLDTDHPGSDLAGETAAAMAAAAIAFRPYNSSYSDLLLVHAKQLFWFADRFRGLFTDSIPSAKEFYTSSGYSDELLWAATWLYRATKDESYLKYVVDNAASMGGTGWAVKEFSWDNKYAGVQILLSKVLVDGDGGAYTATLKQYQAKADYFACACHQKNDGYNAPMTPGGLLYMHEWNNMQYAASAAFLLAVYSDYLSAAKSVLTCPDAKIQPHDLLVFARSQADYILGKNPKSMSYIVGYGQNYPIHVHHRGASIASKFVLHSTVGCVQGFDAWYRRPEANPNVIHGGLVGGPDKNDNFDDDRSNYEQTEPTLSGTAPLIGLFSKLHSIDSKPAAGPAPTKGQTNSSAAPVEFFHTITNSWTVGTVAYYRHKVTIKNLSEKPITDLKLDIENLSGSLWGLSPTQNKNIYELPEWAKVIQPGSECSFVYVQGGPQAKVTVQSYH from the exons ATGGGGAACTCAAGACAAGTTTTGGTAACGTTCATCTTAGTTTTGACCTTCATCGATGCATCATTGGGGTTCGACTATGGGCAGGCCATGGATAAAAGTTTGTTATTTTTCGAGGCACAAAGGTCTGGAAAGTTACCCATGAATCAACGAGTGAAATGGCGCGGTGATTCCGGTCTCCATGATGGCTACCAGCAGAGA GTAAACTTGATCGGAGGGTATTATGATGCTGGTGACCATGTGAAGTTTGGGCTGCCAATGGCGTATAGTGTCACCATGCTGTCATGGGGTGCCATCGAGTACGGCAGAAGTATGATGGATCTTAACCAGATGGGGCATGTTTTGAATGCCATCAAATGGGGTACTGACTACTTCATAAAAGCTCATTCAGAACCCAATGTTCTTTGGGGACAG GTTGGTGATGGGGACTCAGACCATTACTGTTGGGAACGAGCTGAAGACATGAGTACACCACGAACGGCTTATAAATTGGATACTGATCATCCGGGTTCAGACCTTGCTGGTGAAACCGCGGCTGCTATGGCAGCTGCTGCTATAGCATTTAGACCTTATAACTCTTCTTACTCTGATTTACTATTGGTTCATGCTAAACAG CTTTTTTGGTTTGCTGATCGATTTAGGGGACTGTTCACAGATTCAATCCCGAGTGCGAAAGAGTTCTATACATCATCTGGTTACTCA GATGAACTATTGTGGGCTGCTACATGGTTGTACCGAGCAACGAAGGATGAGTCCTACTTGAAATATGTTGTGGATAATGCTGCATCTATGGGCGGTACTGGCTGGGCAGTGAAGGAATTCTCTTGGGATAACAAATACGCCGGAGTCCAGATCCTCTTGTCCAAGGTGTTAGTGGATGGAGACGGTGGTGCCTATACCGCAACACTGAAACAGTATCAGGCAAAAGCTGATTACTTTGCATGTGCTTGTCATCAAAAGAACGATGGCTACAACGCACCTATGACTCCTG GGGGATTACTCTACATGCACGAGTGGAACAACATGCAATATGCAGCCTCGGCTGCATTCCTGCTGGCTGTCTATTCTGACTACCTCTCAGCAGCTAAGTCTGTCCTAACGTGTCCCGATGCTAAAATCCAACCTCATGACCTTCTTGTCTTCGCTAGATCTCAGGCTGATTATATCCTAGGGAAAAATCCAAAGTCAATGAGTTACATAGTCGGCTATGGTCAAAACTACCCGATTCATGTGCACCATAGGGGTGCATCCATTGCCTCTAAATTTGTACTTCACTCAACTGTGGGTTGTGTACAAGGGTTTGATGCATGGTACCGCCGCCCTGAGGCTAATCCAAACGTTATCCATGGTGGGCTTGTTGGTGGACCAGacaaaaatgataattttgatGATGATCGGTCCAATTATGAACAAACAGAGCCTACACTTTCTGGGACTGCCCCTCTTATAGGACTCTTCTCTAAGCTACATAGCATTGATTCAAAGCCTGCAGCAGGACCAGCCCCAACAAAGGGACAAACCAATTCAT CAGCAGCACCAGTGGAATTCTTTCACACGATAACAAATTCGTGGACGGTAGGGACAGTCGCATACTATAGGCACAAGGTGACAATCAAGAACCTCTCAGAAAAACCAATCACGGATTTAAAGTTGGACATTGAAAACCTATCAGGTTCGCTATGGGGATTATCACCAACTCAAAATAAGAACATATATGAGCTTCCAGAATGGGCTAAGGTAATCCAACCCGGGTCTGAGTGCAGTTTTGTGTATGTTCAAGGTGGCCCACAAGCAAAGGTCACAGTTCAATCCTACCACTGA